One Sphingobacteruim zhuxiongii DNA window includes the following coding sequences:
- a CDS encoding DUF3050 domain-containing protein, translating to MQNNIQNIHDYISEERAILLQHPLYEKIQTVADLRKFTEGHVYAVWDFMSLLKALQIELTCTQVPWFASKFPDTRYLINEIVLAEESDEYYDGRRLSHYEMYLDSMQALGANCEAIESFISNLQDKGNVIQVIESLAIDQRIKEFLYFTFDCIASRAPHKIAAAFTFGREDLIPDMFTSILRSIKSRFPETDLDRLIYYFQRHIELDGDEHGPLAMRMIMELAGDDQQKWIEMQEVAKIALQKRIALWDAIADSI from the coding sequence ATGCAAAATAACATTCAGAATATCCACGATTATATTAGCGAAGAACGCGCAATCTTACTTCAGCATCCCTTATATGAAAAGATTCAAACAGTAGCCGACTTACGGAAGTTTACAGAAGGTCATGTGTATGCGGTCTGGGATTTTATGTCCTTATTAAAAGCATTACAAATTGAATTGACTTGTACACAAGTTCCTTGGTTCGCGAGCAAGTTTCCAGATACACGTTATTTAATTAATGAAATTGTGTTAGCCGAAGAGTCCGACGAGTATTATGACGGTCGCCGATTAAGCCACTATGAAATGTACCTTGATTCTATGCAAGCCTTAGGTGCGAATTGCGAGGCCATCGAGTCATTTATTTCAAATTTGCAAGACAAGGGCAACGTTATCCAGGTAATCGAGTCGCTTGCTATTGATCAGCGTATCAAAGAATTTCTATATTTTACTTTCGATTGTATTGCAAGTCGGGCGCCACATAAAATTGCGGCGGCATTTACTTTTGGTCGAGAGGATTTAATTCCCGATATGTTTACGTCGATTCTACGCTCTATCAAGTCTCGGTTTCCAGAAACAGATTTAGATCGTCTAATCTATTATTTCCAACGTCATATTGAATTGGATGGGGATGAGCATGGTCCCCTGGCAATGCGTATGATTATGGAATTGGCAGGTGATGATCAACAGAAATGGATAGAAATGCAAGAAGTTGCTAAGATTGCTTTACAGAAACGTATTGCACTTTGGGATGCAATTGCTGATTCTATATAA
- a CDS encoding MarR family winged helix-turn-helix transcriptional regulator, which produces MKEMNEDVAIVRNLISDIIALRVSIKQFYYQKIKELQLDLTYEMIQVLAVLWRRKELNQQEIAEAVQKSKASITPLIDNLCKRDLVMRVADPNDRRNNRIVVTKKGFAYQEQLVPVQAELYERIIKVCDKQAVIQLQDQLQKLTGAIS; this is translated from the coding sequence ATGAAAGAAATGAATGAAGATGTCGCGATCGTGCGCAATTTAATATCTGATATAATTGCACTTAGGGTCAGTATAAAACAATTCTACTACCAAAAAATCAAAGAACTACAGCTCGACCTCACTTATGAGATGATTCAAGTGTTGGCCGTATTATGGCGTCGAAAAGAACTTAATCAACAAGAAATTGCCGAAGCAGTCCAAAAGAGCAAAGCCAGTATCACTCCCTTAATTGACAATCTGTGCAAACGCGACTTAGTTATGCGCGTTGCCGATCCTAATGATCGACGAAATAATCGTATTGTCGTCACCAAAAAAGGATTCGCTTATCAAGAGCAATTGGTACCCGTTCAAGCAGAACTTTACGAACGTATTATCAAAGTTTGTGATAAACAAGCGGTTATTCAATTACAAGATCAACTACAAAAATTAACAGGCGCCATCTCCTAA
- a CDS encoding HlyD family secretion protein, whose product MSQHTTTEISPKERSRRRKIYAVNIVSILVILSAITWGIVEFFHLNESVYTEDAQVDAHINPVSAKVSGYIKEIKFREHQIVHKGDTLVVLDNEEYKIQVENALATLADARAGHDVVQTEVQIANNSLNIADANIEELKTRLNNAEVNYKRFQALMDKDAIAVYQYEQVKTEYESLLAKYKSLQAQKTNSNLSSVETQKRTAINQASIMRAQAALDLARLNLSYSVVIAPYDGVLGRVPVEEGQLIQAGQQLFAIVRDQQKWITANYTERQLKEISIGKDVQITVDAMPNRVFQGKISAISEATGSKYASIPVDNSTGNFIKVQQRIPVRIEFSKQNNAKDLEKLLVGMNVVVKAI is encoded by the coding sequence ATGAGTCAACATACAACAACAGAAATCAGCCCGAAAGAACGGAGTCGTCGTCGAAAAATATACGCCGTTAATATCGTATCTATCCTTGTTATTTTATCGGCTATCACCTGGGGCATAGTAGAATTCTTCCACTTAAATGAAAGCGTGTACACGGAAGATGCGCAAGTCGATGCACATATCAACCCTGTTTCAGCAAAAGTATCGGGCTATATTAAGGAGATTAAATTCCGTGAACATCAAATTGTCCATAAAGGAGATACCCTCGTTGTATTGGACAACGAAGAATATAAAATACAAGTGGAAAATGCATTAGCTACGTTAGCCGATGCGCGCGCAGGACATGATGTAGTTCAAACAGAAGTACAGATAGCAAATAATAGCTTAAATATTGCCGATGCAAATATTGAGGAACTTAAAACAAGACTTAATAACGCAGAAGTTAATTATAAACGTTTTCAAGCACTTATGGATAAGGACGCCATTGCGGTATATCAATATGAACAGGTTAAAACCGAATACGAATCCCTATTAGCAAAATACAAATCCCTACAGGCGCAAAAAACAAATAGCAACCTAAGCTCCGTAGAAACCCAAAAACGCACAGCTATCAACCAAGCGAGCATCATGCGTGCCCAAGCTGCACTAGATCTTGCACGTCTCAATCTCTCCTACAGCGTGGTTATAGCACCCTACGACGGTGTATTAGGACGTGTGCCAGTCGAAGAAGGACAATTGATACAAGCAGGACAGCAGTTATTTGCAATCGTCAGAGATCAACAAAAGTGGATTACCGCTAACTATACCGAACGCCAGCTAAAAGAAATCAGCATCGGTAAAGACGTACAAATCACAGTCGACGCCATGCCGAACCGCGTTTTCCAAGGTAAAATCAGCGCAATTTCAGAGGCTACAGGATCTAAATATGCTAGTATCCCAGTCGATAATTCTACCGGAAACTTCATCAAAGTACAACAGCGTATTCCGGTTCGAATCGAATTTTCAAAACAAAACAACGCTAAGGATTTAGAAAAACTATTGGTGGGAATGAATGTTGTCGTAAAGGCTATTTAA
- a CDS encoding MFS transporter, with product MKESLFQSWVSERFRFPILLLVAITLSCNSGIPSTIYSFVIGDLSANSPDLSMAMYAYCAGMVCSIPLIFRLSGVIPKKTMIIISILILMGINYALSVSDRPLVNVMLMFVFGCVKIIVTMALITELMPYLMPRGERYQMYAIYYPMNLVLPVIGGLIAVLLANHYYWELGFHFQNLMLFICLLFVLMSFKTQSIKKIPLFQYDWLGTILLAASLLAFSFVCSYGVQNNWFYSESIIRATVLFIVLFTFFVNRNFKKKRKVISFSAVTDKGTFLTLLTVFILGMFYANSTLLNYLLNILAPNNPGKVAEINAYIIVGYLLGSLIVWLYFKQTKKCKAIFLFATACYLLSNILLLGYINQTTKVEFLILPIILRGIAVMVSFIATAVYLAANVSPKQFLHSIVLFLLVRTFLVTTFWSAFIGYVYNHQVIVHQTRLAEITETNIALTKSTIASFQTQTSLLALQDIYGYLVYANVAVLLIIALLPYHSSTIRHIYNWGTKKNAKEIIQASPMS from the coding sequence ATGAAGGAAAGTCTTTTTCAATCCTGGGTTTCGGAACGATTTAGATTCCCCATACTGTTGCTCGTAGCGATTACGCTATCCTGCAACAGTGGTATTCCCAGTACAATCTATTCATTCGTGATCGGCGATCTGTCCGCGAACTCACCCGACTTATCCATGGCAATGTATGCCTATTGTGCTGGTATGGTCTGTTCCATTCCCTTAATATTTCGCTTGAGTGGGGTAATCCCCAAGAAAACAATGATCATCATCAGTATCCTCATCCTCATGGGCATCAACTATGCCTTATCTGTGAGTGATCGACCTTTGGTAAACGTGATGCTGATGTTTGTATTCGGTTGTGTCAAAATTATTGTGACCATGGCCTTGATTACCGAGCTAATGCCCTATTTGATGCCTCGAGGCGAACGTTATCAAATGTACGCCATCTATTATCCCATGAATTTGGTATTACCCGTTATCGGTGGATTAATCGCCGTCCTATTAGCAAATCATTATTACTGGGAATTGGGATTCCATTTTCAAAACCTGATGCTCTTTATCTGTCTCCTATTTGTACTAATGAGCTTTAAAACGCAAAGCATCAAAAAAATCCCCTTATTCCAATACGATTGGTTAGGAACCATTCTACTGGCGGCTTCCCTCCTGGCCTTTTCTTTTGTTTGCAGCTATGGCGTTCAGAACAATTGGTTTTACAGCGAGTCCATCATTCGGGCGACAGTTTTATTTATCGTGCTATTTACCTTTTTTGTCAATCGAAACTTTAAGAAAAAAAGAAAGGTTATTAGCTTCTCTGCCGTGACCGATAAGGGTACTTTTCTAACTTTACTCACGGTCTTTATCCTCGGAATGTTCTATGCCAATAGTACCTTATTAAACTATTTACTCAATATTCTCGCACCTAATAATCCAGGAAAGGTTGCTGAAATAAACGCATACATTATTGTCGGTTATTTATTAGGAAGCTTGATTGTCTGGTTATATTTCAAACAAACCAAAAAATGTAAAGCGATCTTTCTGTTTGCAACAGCCTGTTATTTGTTATCCAACATTTTATTACTCGGTTATATCAATCAAACAACAAAAGTTGAATTTCTGATCCTACCCATTATTTTACGAGGGATTGCGGTGATGGTTTCATTTATTGCCACAGCAGTCTATTTGGCGGCGAATGTTTCTCCTAAGCAGTTCTTACATAGTATCGTGCTCTTCCTGTTGGTTCGAACATTTCTCGTTACGACTTTTTGGTCTGCCTTTATTGGTTATGTTTACAATCACCAGGTTATTGTTCATCAAACTCGACTGGCCGAAATAACTGAAACCAACATCGCCTTGACAAAAAGCACCATTGCGAGTTTTCAAACGCAAACCTCCCTCTTAGCCCTCCAAGATATTTATGGATATCTGGTCTACGCCAATGTTGCCGTACTGCTTATTATCGCATTGTTACCTTATCATTCCTCGACCATCCGTCATATTTATAATTGGGGAACCAAGAAAAACGCTAAAGAAATTATACAAGCAAGCCCAATGTCTTAA
- a CDS encoding histidine kinase: MQISNLENQVHAVQLEEIDYKLNPHLFKNVLNSIQSHAYQTYHSLDSLSLVLDYILYESKKKYVTPNQEIAFALSLVEINKIKLSPLFDLQIKNQVRENEPLLNQKLMVPLLSIDLIENAFKHADLQSPNSFISITIGFKDHAFSMTVANKISKKATLKKEKEGYGSKMLDKRLNMIYKEHYKLDRFVEGDVFIAHLKIDLLEHKATMLATR, translated from the coding sequence ATGCAGATTTCAAACTTGGAGAATCAAGTACATGCGGTACAACTGGAGGAGATTGATTATAAACTCAATCCTCACCTCTTCAAAAATGTATTAAACTCTATACAATCACATGCTTATCAAACCTATCACTCCCTGGATTCCCTATCGCTGGTATTAGATTATATCCTTTACGAGAGCAAGAAGAAATATGTGACGCCGAATCAGGAAATCGCTTTTGCCTTGAGTCTAGTGGAAATTAACAAGATTAAGTTAAGCCCCCTTTTTGATTTACAGATAAAGAATCAGGTACGAGAGAACGAACCGCTATTGAACCAAAAGCTCATGGTTCCACTGTTGAGCATCGATTTAATCGAGAATGCTTTTAAACATGCGGACTTGCAAAGTCCAAATTCCTTTATTTCTATTACGATTGGCTTTAAAGATCATGCTTTTTCGATGACCGTCGCGAATAAGATTTCCAAGAAAGCAACCTTGAAGAAAGAGAAAGAAGGCTACGGCTCCAAAATGCTGGACAAGCGATTGAATATGATCTATAAAGAGCATTACAAATTGGATCGCTTTGTTGAAGGCGATGTTTTCATTGCACATTTAAAAATAGACCTACTTGAACACAAAGCTACGATGCTTGCTACTCGATGA
- a CDS encoding LytR/AlgR family response regulator transcription factor translates to MNTKLRCLLLDDELPSLKYLKLLCQQIPELEIVRVYNSPKELLNELKDLSFDLLIMDIEMPEINGIELAAQLKDKALIFTTAYSEYAADAFDLHAIDYLRKPLTLERLKKAIAKVRVYQSSDTMPEKNFVQLNSDQGKFLLYFDQLAYIETSTTDSRDKQAFLFNGTSIVLKNISFDKLQELLPEDQFCRINKRELIALSIVQSFSYEEVKSNISSPDGNLKSFQLGEAFKNRLIELISI, encoded by the coding sequence TTGAACACAAAGCTACGATGCTTGCTACTCGATGATGAGTTACCAAGCTTAAAATATCTAAAACTCCTCTGCCAACAGATTCCTGAATTGGAAATCGTTCGCGTCTATAATTCGCCCAAGGAACTATTAAACGAGTTGAAGGACCTGTCGTTCGACCTTCTAATTATGGATATTGAGATGCCCGAAATAAATGGGATTGAGCTTGCTGCGCAATTAAAAGATAAAGCTCTGATTTTCACCACAGCCTATAGCGAGTACGCAGCAGATGCATTTGACCTCCATGCGATTGACTATTTACGGAAGCCGCTAACCTTAGAGCGATTGAAGAAGGCAATAGCTAAAGTCCGTGTCTATCAATCATCGGATACGATGCCCGAGAAAAACTTCGTCCAATTAAATAGTGACCAGGGAAAATTCCTTTTGTATTTTGATCAGCTGGCCTATATCGAAACCTCTACTACGGATAGTCGAGATAAACAGGCCTTCCTATTTAATGGGACATCCATTGTCTTGAAGAATATCTCATTTGATAAATTGCAAGAGCTGCTGCCTGAAGATCAATTTTGTCGGATTAATAAAAGGGAATTAATTGCCTTATCGATTGTACAATCGTTTTCTTACGAGGAAGTCAAGAGTAACATCAGTAGTCCCGACGGGAATTTGAAGAGCTTCCAATTGGGGGAGGCATTTAAGAATCGACTTATCGAATTGATCAGCATATAA
- a CDS encoding cation:proton antiporter produces the protein MKKLKSSIFYIGIVGGFSFLIYWIISQGRNMEIGRDIQKINSGNSQWQEFLSALIHNLQHPLAILLAQIIVIILFARLFGWLFKKIGQPTVIGEIIAGIILGPSFLGMYFPDFSAALFPTESLGNLQFLSQIGLILFMFVVGMELDLKVLQNKAHDAVVISHASIILPFALGVSLAYFIYGSFAPAGIDFTSFALFIGISMSITAFPVLARIVQERNIQKTKLGTIVITCAAADDITAWCLLAAVIAIVKAGNFLSSLYIIALAIAYVFVMIKFVRPFLKRIGDMHDSRENLSKPVVAIFFLTLIISSYLTEVIGIHALFGAFMAGAIMPENAKFRNVFIEKVEDVALVLLLPLFFVFTGLRTQIGLLNEPYLWQITGWIILVAVVGKFVGSAIAAKFMGQNWKDSLTIGALMNTRGLMELIVLNIGFDLGVLNAEMFAMLVLMALITTFMTGPAIDLFNKLFKSTDSLIPDEISRIGKYNLLISFGNPLRGPSLLRLAHGLVKESDKNSSITAMHLTPTNDLHQYNAEDYEIETFEPIVTASKELSQSIITLFKASNNMEADIAEIANEGNYDLLLIGVGQSIYEGSVLGRILGFTTRFINPENLVYRVKATESLLDNSVFSNSTLQIMGRSKIPVAVLIDKDFKKLDHILFIVYSKSDLELLPYIQKFIHNAQSQVTIIDMNQYLQQDKKALELFRSIEQVAPNHITKIEGAEINMELTNTQDLVMLSKNSWKELFSNKEHWIINLPSTLIIKQ, from the coding sequence ATGAAGAAACTAAAGAGTAGTATTTTTTATATCGGGATTGTGGGTGGTTTTTCTTTCTTAATCTATTGGATTATTTCACAAGGAAGAAACATGGAGATTGGTCGGGATATACAAAAAATAAACTCCGGTAACTCGCAATGGCAAGAGTTTCTTAGCGCTTTGATACATAACTTACAACATCCACTAGCGATTCTCTTAGCACAGATTATCGTGATCATTCTTTTTGCTCGATTATTTGGATGGCTATTTAAAAAGATTGGACAGCCTACGGTGATCGGGGAAATCATCGCAGGTATTATCTTAGGGCCATCCTTTTTGGGTATGTATTTTCCGGACTTCTCGGCGGCATTATTCCCGACAGAGTCGCTAGGCAACTTACAGTTTCTAAGCCAAATCGGTTTGATTCTGTTTATGTTCGTAGTCGGCATGGAGTTGGATTTGAAAGTCCTCCAAAACAAAGCACATGATGCTGTTGTCATAAGCCATGCTAGCATCATCCTTCCCTTTGCCTTAGGGGTATCCTTAGCTTATTTCATCTATGGAAGCTTTGCTCCGGCAGGCATTGACTTTACGTCCTTTGCTCTTTTTATTGGAATCTCTATGAGTATAACTGCTTTTCCAGTACTGGCAAGGATCGTACAAGAACGAAATATTCAAAAAACAAAATTAGGAACGATCGTAATCACCTGTGCCGCGGCCGATGATATTACCGCTTGGTGTCTATTGGCAGCCGTTATTGCGATAGTGAAAGCCGGGAATTTTTTGAGCTCCCTTTATATTATCGCGTTGGCAATCGCATATGTATTCGTGATGATCAAGTTTGTTCGCCCTTTTCTAAAACGGATTGGCGACATGCACGATAGTCGTGAAAATCTAAGCAAACCGGTTGTTGCTATTTTCTTTCTCACCTTAATAATCTCATCGTACTTAACGGAAGTTATTGGTATCCACGCTTTGTTTGGGGCCTTTATGGCAGGCGCCATTATGCCGGAGAACGCCAAATTTAGAAACGTATTTATCGAGAAAGTCGAGGATGTTGCTTTAGTACTTTTACTACCCCTATTCTTTGTTTTCACGGGCCTTCGAACTCAAATTGGGCTATTAAATGAGCCGTACCTATGGCAGATTACCGGGTGGATTATTTTGGTTGCCGTTGTTGGGAAATTCGTTGGAAGTGCGATTGCGGCGAAATTTATGGGGCAAAACTGGAAGGATAGCTTGACGATTGGGGCATTGATGAATACGCGCGGATTGATGGAGTTAATCGTTCTTAATATTGGTTTTGATCTCGGTGTACTCAATGCAGAGATGTTTGCAATGTTGGTCTTAATGGCCTTAATTACCACCTTTATGACGGGTCCGGCCATCGATCTGTTTAATAAACTTTTTAAATCCACTGATTCTTTAATACCCGATGAGATCAGCCGTATAGGCAAATATAACTTATTGATTTCTTTTGGTAACCCATTGCGTGGCCCGTCGCTCCTGCGACTGGCCCATGGGTTAGTTAAAGAAAGCGATAAGAACTCTTCTATTACGGCAATGCATTTAACGCCGACAAATGATCTGCATCAGTACAATGCTGAAGATTATGAGATCGAAACCTTTGAACCAATTGTGACGGCATCTAAAGAACTTAGTCAGTCCATCATCACCTTATTTAAGGCGAGTAATAATATGGAAGCAGATATTGCAGAAATCGCTAATGAAGGAAATTACGACTTATTACTTATTGGTGTTGGGCAGTCCATTTACGAAGGCAGTGTATTGGGTAGAATATTGGGTTTTACAACGCGATTTATTAATCCGGAGAACTTGGTCTACCGTGTAAAAGCAACCGAAAGCTTACTCGACAATTCCGTGTTCTCGAATAGTACGCTACAAATTATGGGACGCAGTAAAATTCCCGTTGCTGTTTTAATCGATAAGGATTTTAAAAAACTAGATCATATACTGTTTATCGTCTACTCGAAAAGCGATTTGGAATTACTGCCTTATATCCAAAAATTCATCCATAATGCACAATCTCAAGTGACGATTATTGATATGAATCAATACTTGCAGCAAGATAAAAAAGCACTAGAGCTTTTTCGCTCGATTGAGCAGGTCGCGCCAAATCATATTACTAAAATAGAGGGTGCGGAGATTAATATGGAATTGACTAACACACAGGATTTAGTGATGCTAAGTAAGAATAGCTGGAAAGAATTGTTTTCAAATAAAGAACATTGGATTATCAACCTTCCTTCTACGCTGATTATAAAGCAATAG
- a CDS encoding heavy metal translocating P-type ATPase: protein MIKQHQHIYNEAGVCEICSQTAKVYEQANARNRAKNSALKTASSQKHQHEEGHPHDHSEDDGHDHEHSLDGNSSLFKLFLPSIVSLLLLLLGLGFDNLWTMPWFNGNLRLAWYLAAYLPVGLPVLKDAVKSIKKGNFFSEFFLMGIATLGAFAIAEYPEGVAVMLFYAVGESFQTLAVSRAKSNIKKLLDQRPDEASIIRDGKTLTIKAKDVKIGDIIQLKPGEKLGLDGLLISDTASFNTAALTGESKPDTKNKGEQVLAGMINLQSLAQIEVTTAYADSKLSKILELVQNASAQKAATELFISKFARIYTPIVVFLAIAICFIPYFFVQDYVFKDWLYRSLIFLVVSCPCALVISIPLGYFGGIGAASRHGILVKGGNFLDVLAAVKHVVMDKTGTMTEGVFKVQELQLTNELALPNIMDYVNLLESKSTHPVATAIHEYVGALREELPLQDVEEIAGHGLKATINGKELLVGNFKLLDKYQVAYPVNPADIAYTTIAIAYDKQYQGFLTIADSIKPDAKASIEKLHSLGVKATMLSGDKEAVVRQVAKELGIDQAYGDLLPEDKVTRFKGIKVQDQIVAFVGDGVNDAPVVALSDVGIAMGGLGSDATIETADVVIQDDKPSKIPVAIQIGKKTKTIVWQNIGFAFGVKAIVLVLGAGGLATMWEAVFADVGVALLAILNAVRIQRSNFKN from the coding sequence ATGATAAAGCAACATCAGCATATCTATAATGAAGCAGGCGTTTGTGAGATCTGTAGCCAGACTGCGAAAGTCTATGAGCAAGCAAATGCTAGAAACCGAGCGAAGAATAGTGCCCTGAAAACTGCTTCTTCGCAAAAACATCAGCATGAGGAAGGGCACCCACATGATCACTCCGAGGATGATGGGCATGATCATGAACATAGCCTTGATGGCAATAGCAGTCTTTTCAAGCTCTTTCTACCATCCATTGTTAGTTTGTTGCTGTTGTTGCTTGGTCTAGGATTCGATAATTTATGGACGATGCCTTGGTTTAATGGCAATCTCCGTCTAGCTTGGTACCTCGCAGCCTACTTACCGGTTGGACTGCCTGTACTTAAAGATGCGGTTAAGAGTATTAAAAAAGGGAACTTCTTCTCAGAATTCTTCCTGATGGGGATTGCGACACTCGGCGCATTCGCCATTGCTGAATACCCAGAAGGAGTAGCGGTGATGCTATTTTATGCTGTTGGGGAGAGTTTCCAAACGCTCGCGGTCTCTAGAGCGAAATCGAATATCAAGAAACTCTTGGATCAAAGGCCCGATGAGGCGAGCATTATACGAGACGGAAAGACCTTAACGATTAAAGCTAAAGATGTAAAAATTGGCGATATTATTCAGTTAAAACCGGGTGAAAAGCTAGGTTTAGATGGGTTGTTAATATCAGATACGGCCTCATTTAATACTGCAGCATTAACAGGAGAAAGTAAACCAGATACTAAGAACAAAGGAGAGCAGGTATTGGCGGGGATGATCAATCTTCAATCTCTAGCGCAGATTGAAGTAACAACCGCTTATGCGGATAGTAAGCTTAGTAAAATTCTTGAGCTTGTACAGAATGCTAGTGCGCAGAAGGCTGCAACTGAACTCTTTATTTCTAAATTTGCTCGTATTTATACGCCAATTGTGGTCTTTCTAGCCATAGCTATCTGTTTTATCCCGTATTTCTTTGTACAAGATTATGTATTCAAAGATTGGTTATACCGATCGCTGATCTTCCTGGTCGTTTCTTGTCCTTGCGCACTGGTCATTTCGATACCATTGGGGTATTTTGGTGGGATAGGTGCTGCAAGTCGTCACGGAATCCTTGTTAAAGGAGGCAACTTTCTTGACGTCCTTGCCGCGGTAAAACATGTGGTAATGGATAAAACCGGAACCATGACAGAAGGTGTGTTCAAGGTACAAGAGCTGCAATTGACAAACGAGCTTGCCTTGCCTAATATTATGGATTATGTCAATTTATTGGAAAGCAAAAGCACACATCCCGTTGCGACTGCTATTCATGAATATGTCGGCGCTTTAAGAGAAGAGCTGCCTTTGCAGGATGTGGAGGAGATCGCTGGACACGGTTTAAAAGCTACTATAAATGGCAAGGAACTCTTGGTTGGCAACTTTAAATTGTTGGATAAGTATCAAGTAGCCTATCCAGTTAATCCAGCAGATATTGCCTACACAACGATTGCTATTGCCTATGATAAGCAATATCAAGGCTTTTTAACGATTGCAGACTCGATAAAACCCGATGCAAAGGCGAGCATTGAAAAACTACATAGCCTTGGAGTGAAAGCAACGATGTTGAGTGGAGATAAGGAAGCCGTTGTGCGTCAAGTTGCCAAGGAACTTGGTATTGACCAAGCGTATGGTGATTTATTGCCGGAAGATAAAGTAACTCGATTCAAGGGAATTAAAGTGCAGGATCAAATTGTAGCCTTTGTCGGTGACGGCGTTAATGATGCTCCTGTCGTTGCATTAAGTGATGTCGGAATTGCAATGGGCGGACTAGGTTCTGATGCGACCATTGAAACTGCCGATGTGGTAATTCAAGATGATAAACCTAGTAAAATACCCGTAGCGATACAGATTGGAAAGAAAACAAAGACAATCGTATGGCAGAATATAGGATTTGCATTTGGCGTTAAAGCAATTGTGCTCGTACTTGGTGCGGGAGGTTTAGCGACCATGTGGGAAGCTGTATTTGCCGATGTAGGAGTAGCATTACTAGCAATATTGAATGCCGTCAGGATCCAACGATCAAACTTCAAAAATTAG
- a CDS encoding efflux RND transporter periplasmic adaptor subunit, which produces MSIPVKTYIKCLFIALSLSLCLTCNNQPTAQEEAHSEGDGHDHGHDHAAEEAGHGGNIAEISPEQFKTVGITYTQVSSRDLENKLQFNGSLIIPNEKKATINSVYSGTISKLYIKQGDFVKQGQTIASISNPEYIQVQENYSSVMSQIDFASKEVDRQKILNQGQAGSLRNLQNAESQLKSLRAQQQSLRKQLQLMGISPAQVVNGNLINSIAVRSPLSGYITQLNSSIGNFVDPSVSIATVEDNNNILLQINMFEKELPMVKVGQEIEFTLANNSAESYQAKIIMINKSLDANRTIPVHAQILSSKQHLAEGMQAVAYIHAGSSLQQSLPVEAIVNEEGKDYIFVDRGFDKTEGVYKFEKIEVHRGITDANYAAVTSTKALKPEDKVVSSGAFFVNAVLSGSEGHEH; this is translated from the coding sequence ATGAGCATTCCAGTAAAAACATATATCAAATGCCTATTCATCGCGCTGAGCCTATCCTTATGCCTAACCTGCAATAATCAGCCTACAGCACAAGAAGAAGCACATAGCGAAGGCGATGGACATGATCACGGGCATGATCATGCCGCCGAGGAAGCCGGACATGGCGGAAATATCGCCGAAATAAGTCCTGAACAGTTCAAAACCGTAGGAATTACCTATACCCAAGTATCTTCGCGTGATTTAGAAAATAAACTCCAATTCAATGGCTCTTTAATCATTCCGAATGAAAAGAAAGCAACAATTAATAGTGTTTATTCTGGAACGATTTCCAAGCTCTATATCAAACAGGGCGATTTTGTAAAACAAGGACAAACCATAGCGAGCATTAGCAATCCTGAGTACATTCAAGTTCAAGAGAACTATTCATCGGTAATGAGTCAAATCGATTTCGCAAGTAAAGAGGTCGACCGACAAAAGATCTTGAACCAAGGGCAAGCGGGATCGCTTCGTAATTTGCAAAATGCCGAATCCCAGTTAAAAAGCCTGCGTGCACAGCAACAAAGCTTGCGGAAGCAATTGCAATTAATGGGGATATCACCAGCTCAGGTCGTCAATGGTAATTTGATCAACTCCATCGCTGTCCGCAGTCCTTTAAGTGGTTATATTACACAGTTGAATAGCAGTATTGGAAACTTTGTCGACCCTTCGGTATCTATAGCGACTGTAGAGGATAATAACAATATCCTGTTGCAAATCAATATGTTTGAAAAGGAACTTCCAATGGTGAAGGTCGGTCAAGAGATCGAGTTTACTTTAGCCAACAATAGTGCAGAGAGTTACCAAGCGAAGATCATTATGATCAATAAGAGTCTCGACGCGAATCGAACGATTCCGGTGCATGCGCAAATACTAAGTAGCAAACAGCATCTAGCCGAAGGCATGCAGGCAGTTGCTTATATTCATGCGGGTTCAAGTTTGCAGCAGAGTCTTCCGGTCGAAGCTATTGTCAATGAGGAAGGAAAAGATTATATTTTCGTTGATCGCGGATTTGATAAAACAGAAGGTGTTTATAAGTTTGAGAAAATAGAGGTTCATCGTGGTATTACAGATGCTAATTATGCTGCTGTAACCAGTACTAAGGCTCTAAAACCAGAAGATAAAGTCGTTTCATCAGGAGCATTCTTTGTCAATGCGGTATTAAGTGGGTCTGAAGGTCATGAACATTAA